DNA from Denticeps clupeoides chromosome 7, fDenClu1.1, whole genome shotgun sequence:
ACTGGCTGGTAACTCCGTAGAATGTCCCAGAATCATCCTGGATGTTGCAGTTTAAGTCAGCCTGGGGGGTGAGAATTGAGTAAAAATCAAAGTTGCCTGTTGGACTGGAAGAAGCAGAATAGATGCAGGTCACATGAACGCTAATTTGCTTGCATTGATCTGTATTATTGGAGGTGTGACtgcagtccctgacaaaagttgCCGCTGCCGACCTCAAGTAGCAGTTGctgacctcaagtgccactgaaatatatttctaagcaagatcctttttttcaagaaatggcttatttattcccaacagcttttgtaataatgtttcagtgcaaaattaaactgtcaaaaagtattctaatattcaaagcttggtaaagcccattgagttcatttttgcaaagacataagtgttgtgtcctggtcatatgagcttcacctgtgactaataatggatcaattaggtctcaggtgtgtataaaaagaactcCAGtccactagaccttcacatcaactgcaactagacctctgcaaacatgactAAGATTCACCCATAAACTAAAGTGcggattatcaagaggctgaagaccagatacactgctgatgtggcagaccccttcaatgtgtctcagcatcaagtacagaggataaaaaaaagatttgaagagactggagatgtttttgacaagcccggGTCAGGTAGACCCCGCAAGTCAACTGTTCGAGAGGACCGATTGTTGGCTCCAAAAaatttccactgcagcagaactaccaaaatttgacctttctgtcttgattaaatgataaaacttttttcagtaaaactaattcatttcaaagcattaaacataattttgtagggttttagcttttcatatgagttatttctaacaccaattgattaattaaaagtcaggttaatagcaggtgtttctacaaaatagataagtgacaagacttttgtcagggactgtaatGGCAGTGCTGGCTGTCGGAAAGCCTTGGTCTATTCCAAACAAAAATGCTAAATCAGCAAGTGCGAGAGTTTTATGAAACAATCCTTCTATTCAAAAATAGCTGTGTAGCTGTGGAacaacaaatatttcaaatatttgattaattttgacatttttaattaagtgtTGTCCTAATGAAAAAATGTAAGGCATCCAGAGTATGCACTCAACAGTAGAATTACAAGGttaggccatttttttttacatgttttggaACTTTGATGATGGCCATGCATAACCGTTGTTAATATTCCTGTCTTACCTGAATGTTTTGGATGATTCtgaagtttttgtttttattacagtatgttgtaaaatgcagtaaatgcagcACCCATGCATAGCTACTTCCTGTTTATGTTCATGACAGTGGTGAGGTCATAATGAGGTCATTATCCCACACAGCCACGGAGTGGCGCTAAAAAGTAGACAAGCGAGGTGGTGTTGACGTTCATTATCACCGCCCCCTTCCCAGAATTCTTTGCATGCAAAAGGAGACAGGTGTTCAAACAAAGCCTGGTTGATGCAGCCTGTTGcacacagagcagagcagagtatatataacacacacatacccagaaCTTGACCAGGAAGAATGCGTTGTGCGGTCCTTTTCCAAATAGCTCTTTCAGACCCCCCTTCTTCTCTGGGAATTTGTCGTAGATCTGACGGATGTCCACAGACTCCAGCAGGGCGTCGCTGTGTGAATGATTGGTCTGGCTGATGTGCACAAATAGGTGCTTGTTATACTGGGGAAAGACAGaggagatgaagatgaagagtcCAGCATGTGCAGCGGTGTTTGTAGGAGTTGCTGAGGGATGTTTGTGTCCATGTCTTGCTGTTCCTGTTGAGTTTAGTTTATTCCCCCTTTAATGAATGCACCTTTATTTGATGTTTCAGTGCCTCTGCTGACCTTCAACACTAACCCTAAGCTTTTACTTCTTGATGAAATGTTGTGTTCTCCAAGCACAAATGATTACACCTATTCTccaacataaaatatgtacattttaaagatTAATGGCTGCTGTCATTCAGGTTCAGAGGAATAAATAAGCAGACAGAGAAGCTGACAGGATGATATATGGTGTGTGTCAACATGAGAAAGCGCGGACTGTAAGCACATCGTTTCTCCATTACAGGGCTTGGAGTGGGACGTTCACGCTGGCTGAAGTGTGTATTAGCGTACATCACACACCAGGCGGCCCACAgtctccatgtgtgtgtgtgtgtgtgtgtgtgtagtgctaATCTCACTCACTGCTTCAGGGTCTCGCTGCTGCTCTAAGAATGCAGAGAACTCCACCAGCCGGAGTTTGGTGGTGCCGATGGAGCGGCCCTGCCAGGCTGGTGCAGTTGGAGCAGGGGCTGTGGGTGTCTCATAACCTGCAGACACATTCAGTAAAAACACTCAAAAATCTCAagagtagtaataataatatcaaaacATTTAAGCTGGACCAATAAATGGTCCAATATTTTCTGAAACACTGACTGAATTCCACATCTGGGCTCCTTCTACCTGAAATGGCCGTGGTCACCGCTGTCTGAATGGGGTAGGCCTGCTGGGCAAACGGCTTGATGCTGAATGACCAGAAACAAAGAGTTGGAAAAGTCAGCTGATGGGGCCCGGCAGAACATTCCAGATACAGTGGTACAGAAACAGGGACACTCACTCTTGTGACGATCCTGGCTGGCCCGTGGAAATCATGCCCTGCCAAAACTAAAGCAAAATCTAATCAGGTCCAGTTATTTAGAATGAGAGACATACGAATGCAGTTCAGCTCCAGAATACCCAGTCACTCACACAAATATCAGCATAGCAAATATTAATACAGAATATTCCAGTCTTACTCTGATTCATTATGTatacacacccaaacacacgcTCACAATGATGATATAACGTCATGTTACACTCTAAAAGAGCATCACGATATCCTCTATTTCCTAAGAAGTAGGTATTGatataatcattatttttaataaagaaaggTGTTTAAATCTGTCAGCAACAGACTCGTGTCATCATTGGACATTGGACTGCATATAACAGTTGACGacactatttcacaatatttcataaaaacaagCTGAACTATTTTTATGTTACCTTATTATGTGCTGCCAATTCATACCATAATTTcttcaaaagaaaaacattccatATTATGTATGGTATGTAGGGATATGGTGATACTGTTGTTGAGTGTTGTCATATTGACATCGTACCAGCATCACACAAGCAACGTTACTTCAATCTATGCCAGACaagaaaatgtatattaattatCAAAAAACATCCTTTCTTGCATTCCTAATATTAAGTAATAGGAATTTATACAAGTCACATATCTACCATATCTAGTATGCTCATTTCTtttacactcatacacacacatacacactcaccccTGCAGCCCCAGGGAAGGTGGGTCTGGGGATGCCAGCCAGGCCCAGCTTGTTGTGGATGGCGGTGGCCGAAACGATCTGAGCCGAGCTCATGGAGGCCATGCTCTGCAGCGCTTTATCCTTCACACTCTGATCCTGTGGAAAACAGGCGTGGAGAGAAACAGGGATGCGGGGTTTAGCTTTAGCTGAAAATCGTCTATCAACTTGCAACTTGAGCAGCTCAtgggcccccccccccctccacggCGTGACATTCACATGTGCTACGCTTCAGATTATTTTAGCACTGATGACCTTTAGCATGCAATAACTGCCAAGGTTCAATGGAAAACGGACTTTGTTCATCTCGCGATATTCCAGTGAAAAAAAGCCAGACAGACATGGCGCAGAGTCCAGGTGCTGACCCCAACCTCTCGTACATCAGTAGCTACGGCCGCAGCATTAGTGTTAGTGCATCACATCAAAGCACATGCAGCAGCCCCTGAGCATCTGAAGCCGGATAAGCAGGGGTGGGAGCAAAAATCGATACCTTCTCTAAAGATACATTATAAATACGCAGGTATTCAGTATGAATGAATCAAGATTAAAGTCAAACACAGCAGGAAAACAAAAGGCGTGGCTCGAGCTGTCATTCAGTGCTACTGTTCCACACAGGATTCTGAGGGGTTTATTTGTCTGGTGTTATATAAAGTGTTATCACTCTTGACTCCCACCCCCAATAAGAAGCAAGGTGACGGACCACTGGCTGCTCGGCTGTGACGATCGGGCTGCCAGAGTTGGCACTTTAGGATGAGACGTGCATCTGATATTTCTGGAAGATGGAGGTCAAGCGGATGCATTTGGGGGGGGGAACATGACACATGGAGGAGCCTGCCTGGGTCAGGACGCTCTCCCCTCCGGGCCCTTTCTAATGCTAAAATACACCATTCTTGGCGTGATTTTACAGGCACACACTGAACCAGGAAGCAGGAGGAGGGTGAGCAGAAGCACAGCAGCCGCAGAGCAAAGCCCAACCACAGAGCTGAGGCCAGTAATGAGGCCGATACTTACCATGCTTGTGACCTGAGTGCAAACAAATTAAAGACGGATTTCAGTTTCAAAAGACTTTGGACCTTGTATAGATTTCCATAGAAAGAAAACAGCACCACAGTCTCAGTCTGCATACGTAAAACACCCTGCAGCTTAGAAGGGCTAATAATGAGCCaagacacacaacaaacacaataCACTTTTGTCTTCAGTTTAATATTCAAAACCCAAACATCGAAAAACAAATCTTTTAGCTCTTTGACTTTGGTTCTTCAAATCAAATCTTAATCCTTTACAATTGTCATCAAAACATCCCCACTTTTACCGTGTGCTCTCTAGTAAgatttagagagagagagaaagagagagagagagacaggaatgGATGAGTACTTTCAgcagaagagcagcagcaggcaggaCTGACAGTGAGACAGACGTTCAGGGGACTGTTCAGTAGTACccggggagggaaggaggggaaAAGTCGCCAGAACGACTGCACCAGAGCCGTGCCAGCGCCCGAACCAAAACCTCGATTTCATGGAGGTGCCTCAGCCAGGAATTGGCAGCAAGTCCCAGCACTAGTCTGCACATCAAACGCACCCAAGCCCGGCCAACACACTGCCCTCATTTACAGCAAGTAGCCCTGTGTGAGTCGTGCCGGGTTTATGTGATCATGCACAACAAACGGGGGATGGGGTCTGTGCTGCTGAAACGTGCACATACGGCACACGCGCGTTCAGCGGATCATTACGATGCGGAGTGCCATTCAAAGCCAGTGCACTTCTGAGAGCCGCAGGAAGGAAACGAGCAGGAGCACAAACAACCAGCAGAACAATCACATGCACGGAATCTAGGGTACGGGAATCGTAGCGGCAGGCATCCAGCTGGTCACTACGGAAACGGACACAGGAAGtgaggcatgcacacacacacacacacaaacatacagggAGGGAGTGGGAGGAGACTTCCAGCAGGATCCTTACCTTAAGCTTGGAATGGAACTCACGAGACTTCCGCCGGGCAAGGACCTGAATGTGGCTGGAGACCTGAGTAGACGAGCAAACAAAGGGGCGAGCCTGTAACCATGGTGATGAAAAGGCCTGCAGGAGACTCGGGACATGCCAGGGGACAGGGTACAGGTGTCACTCCTTCTTCCTGATGTTTCTGTACCCAGTTGCTGGGATCCACCCCCAGCAGGCCAGCTGGCCAGAGCGGTGCCTGCTGAACAGGTGTTGACTCCAGTCAGCTGGACTGGTGGGAGCAGGCGTGTTCTCAGACACATGAGCCCAACTCCAGGCCTGCCAGTGCGCGCCTGCCGCCCCACTGAGCTCATTAACAAGGAACACTGGGTACTTCAGGGCTCTCGGCCTTCATGgcccgtaacacacacacacataggcaaAAGGAAGTATGTGTAGGGCTGGAGAAGTGGGTCACACCAGTCCTGTTCAGAGGTTCAAGGTTCTCCAATCTACACGTTTAACACTTTTATTTCAAAAACACTGTGATGCAGATAACACAAATCTCCCACCTGGATTTACATGGCAAATATAGAGTTTTTGATTACTGCAGtgattaacaacaacaacaacaacatttatttcttatatagcccaaaatcacatacagtatgtctcaatgggctttgacaggccctacagttgacaccccccacacttgacccttctgcacacaaggaaaaactccacacaaaaaaaaaactctaggagagagaaaaaaaaaagagaggaagaaaccttgggaaggagtgatacagagagggacccccttccagggtagagtgagcctgcaaatggtgtcagtgcagggttggatatgatataatgtcctacggttgtagggttggagaagttaACATGTTTCAGTTGGTATTTAACCTTATCTAGTGCAGTGATCATATTGCCTgcaacaagcaaataaaactaCTAAGGCAATCACTGACAGGATTACATCTGGGTTAAGAACTGTCCAATAAAGCCTGGAAGGATAGTGGAGAACAATCATCtcaaaaggaacaaaaatgtGGTGTGAAAACAGTGAAATCATGAACAAACCTTCAACCTGATCATCTATTCAATTATTGCTACACACATTGCAGCAAGAATGTAGAGGATTGGAGCAACTTTGTTTATGAATCTAATCTTAACAAAGGCTTTGACTCTAGATCAACAGAAAAAGGTCATGTGATGTAACCAGGGTAAGAAGGGAAGCACCAATCCACATAGTGTTAAGACATGCAGTTGCTTCAGTCGGTCCGGCCTGGGTTTAACAGAGTAGTGTGCAGAAGACCATTATATCTCAAACACCTTACTGACAAATTCTGCATAATCTCACTTCCGTTTCAAAGCTTTTAAACACAAAATAGTGATGGTAGTGCAATTTCCTTCACAAAGTGGAGCATTACTGTTCTAAATTAACATTAAGGTTGATGAAGAATATATGTCCTGGGGCAAAAGccctgtgtgtgcatgagtgtgcgtgagtgtgcgtgtgtgtgtgtgtgtgtgtgtgtgtgaactcttTGAAATGTCATTTCTGCTAACATCTGAGACATTTACCTGCTTCCTTGTCCTTGTTTTCCCAGTTCGTAGTTTGATGTATCTCGCTATCAGTTCATTCCGACCTGaaatgagaaaaggaaaaatatcAACACAAACTT
Protein-coding regions in this window:
- the tead1a gene encoding transcriptional enhancer factor TEF-1 isoform X1, which produces MDPNSWSGSESPAEDIERLSDSADKPMDNDAEGVWSPDIEQSFQEALAIYPPCGRRKIILSDEGKMYGRNELIARYIKLRTGKTRTRKQVSSHIQVLARRKSREFHSKLKVTSMDQSVKDKALQSMASMSSAQIVSATAIHNKLGLAGIPRPTFPGAAGFWQGMISTGQPGSSQDIKPFAQQAYPIQTAVTTAISGYETPTAPAPTAPAWQGRSIGTTKLRLVEFSAFLEQQRDPEAYNKHLFVHISQTNHSHSDALLESVDIRQIYDKFPEKKGGLKELFGKGPHNAFFLVKFWADLNCNIQDDSGTFYGVTSQYESSENMTITCSTKVCSFGKQVVEKVETEYARFENGRFVYKISRSPMCEYMINFIHKLKHLPEKYMMNSVLENFTILLVVTNRDTQETLLCVACVFEVSNSEHGAQHHIYRLVKE
- the tead1a gene encoding transcriptional enhancer factor TEF-1 isoform X3 → MDQSVKDKALQSMASMSSAQIVSATAIHNKLGLAGIPRPTFPGAAGFWQGMISTGQPGSSQDIKPFAQQAYPIQTAVTTAISGYETPTAPAPTAPAWQGRSIGTTKLRLVEFSAFLEQQRDPEAYNKHLFVHISQTNHSHSDALLESVDIRQIYDKFPEKKGGLKELFGKGPHNAFFLVKFWADLNCNIQDDSGTFYGVTSQYESSENMTITCSTKVCSFGKQVVEKVETEYARFENGRFVYKISRSPMCEYMINFIHKLKHLPEKYMMNSVLENFTILLVVTNRDTQETLLCVACVFEVSNSEHGAQHHIYRLVKE
- the tead1a gene encoding transcriptional enhancer factor TEF-1 isoform X2, which codes for MDPNSWSGSESPAEDIERLSDSADKPMDNDAEGVWSPDIEQSFQEALAIYPPCGRRKIILSDEGKMYGRNELIARYIKLRTGKTRTRKQVSSHIQVLARRKSREFHSKLKDQSVKDKALQSMASMSSAQIVSATAIHNKLGLAGIPRPTFPGAAGFWQGMISTGQPGSSQDIKPFAQQAYPIQTAVTTAISGYETPTAPAPTAPAWQGRSIGTTKLRLVEFSAFLEQQRDPEAYNKHLFVHISQTNHSHSDALLESVDIRQIYDKFPEKKGGLKELFGKGPHNAFFLVKFWADLNCNIQDDSGTFYGVTSQYESSENMTITCSTKVCSFGKQVVEKVETEYARFENGRFVYKISRSPMCEYMINFIHKLKHLPEKYMMNSVLENFTILLVVTNRDTQETLLCVACVFEVSNSEHGAQHHIYRLVKE